The Brassica napus cultivar Da-Ae chromosome C7, Da-Ae, whole genome shotgun sequence genome has a segment encoding these proteins:
- the LOC125589816 gene encoding protein PHLOEM PROTEIN 2-LIKE A8-like: MTMSSSNRNDKAQVFINFRGADLRSHFAPYLHDVLHKNGINAFIDDKLEVGDDLTDLFEKIEESTVAVAIISSRYTESDWCLNELVKIKECVDRRTLRVIPVFYKLEISIVKKLKGSFGLQLWKLWRKENHCNRDDRILKWDAALQDVSGKKAMRYLENSNEADFADKMAKHIQDYLNKDKPPREENPKPQGKREENVKPQGKGGDNPNPEEGSNMASSSIKPGKQCLK, translated from the exons atgacgaTGTCATCCTCAAATCGCAACGATAAAGCACAAGTGTTCATCAATTTCCGAGGAGCAGACCTGCGTAGCCACTTTGCCCCCTATCTCCATGACGTCTTGCACAAAAATGGGATCAATGCTTTTATAGACGATAAATTGGAAGTAGGTGATGATCTTACGGATCTTTTTGAAAAGATTGAGGAGTCCACGGTGGCGGTGGCGATCATATCGAGCAGGTACACGGAGTCAGATTGGTGTTTGAACGAGCTGGTGAAGATAAAAGAGTGTGTGGATCGACGCACTCTCCGGGTTATTCCAGTATTCTATAAGTTAGAGATATCCATTGTGAAGAAACTGAAGGGCAGTTTTGGTCTTCAGCtatggaagctgtggagaaaaGAAAATCATTGTAATCGAGACGACCGAATCCTTAAGTGGGATGCAGCTTTGCAGGACGTTAGCGGCAAGAAAGCGATGCGATATTTAGAAAACAG TAACGAAGCGGATTTCGCGGATAAGATGGCAAAACATATTCAGGATTACCTAAACAAAGATAAACCGCCGAGAGAagaaaatcctaaaccccaaggaaaaagagaagaaaacgtTAAGCCCCAAGGAAAGGGAGGAGACAACCCTAATCCTGAGGAAGGCTCTAACATGGCATCAAGCAGTATCAAACCAGGAAAACAATGCCTGAAGTAA